From Glycine soja cultivar W05 chromosome 4, ASM419377v2, whole genome shotgun sequence, the proteins below share one genomic window:
- the LOC114410484 gene encoding GDSL esterase/lipase At1g33811-like, whose protein sequence is MKHLRDMTLTFTVTWIFWLCQIRGRCLSQVVQPRVPPGQQVPCFYIFGDSLVDNGNNNGILTLARANYRPYGIDFPGGATGRFTNGRTYVDALAQLLGFPTYIAPYSRARGLELLRGANYASGAAGIREETGSNLGAHTSLNEQVANFGNTVQQLRRFFRGDNESLNSYLNKCLFFSGMGSNDYLNNYFMSDFYSTSSDYTVKAFASVLLQDYSRKLSQLYSLGARKVMVTAVGQIGCIPYQLARFHGNSSRCNEKINNAISLFNSGLKTMVQNFNGGQLPGAKFVYLDFYQSSQDLSSNGTSYGFDVIDKGCCGVGRNNGQITCLPQQQPCENRQKYLFWDAFHPTELANILLAKATYSSQSYTYPINIQQLAML, encoded by the exons ATGAAGCATTTGAGAGACATGACTTTGACATTCACAGTCACATGGATCTTCTGGCTGTGCCAAATAAGGGGCAGATGCTTGTCTCAGGTGGTGCAGCCACGGGTTCCACCGGGGCAACAGGTTCCATGCTTCTACATATTCGGTGACTCATTGGTTGACAATGGAAACAACAATGGGATCCTAACCCTTGCCAGGGCAAACTACAGGCCTTATGGCATTGACTTCCCAGGGGGTGCCACTGGACGCTTCACCAATGGTCGCACTTATGTTGATGCCTTAG CTCAGCTTCTGGGCTTTCCAACATATATTGCTCCATACTCAAGAGCAAGGGGTTTGGAACTATTAAGAGGAGCTAACTATGCATCTGGAGCAGCAGGCATTAGAGAAGAAACAGGAAGTAACCTT GGGGCTCATACATCATTGAATGAGCAAGTGGCTAACTTTGGCAACACAGTGCAGCAGTTGAGAAGGTTCTTCAGAGGAGACAATGAATCACTTAATAGCTACCTAAACAAATGTCTATTCTTTTCAGGGATGGGAAGCAATGATTACCTTAATAACTACTTCATGTCAGATTTTTATTCAACTAGCTCAGATTATACTGTTAAAGCTTTTGCATCTGTCCTTCTTCAAGATTACTCTCGCAAGCTATCT CAACTATATTCGCTAGGAGCGCGAAAAGTGATGGTTACAGCAGTTGGCCAAATTGGCTGCATTCCATATCAACTAGCCCGTTTTCATGGTAACAGCAGCAGATGCAATGAAAAAATCAACAATGCCATCTCGTTATTTAACTCAGGCCTTAAGACAATGGTTCAGAACTTCAATGGAGGGCAGCTTCCGGGAGCGAAGTTTGTGTATCTGGATTTTTATCAAAGCAGTCAAGATTTATCTTCAAATGGAACATCATATG GGTTTGATGTGATAGACAAAGGGTGCTGTGGAGTTGGCAGGAACAATGGGCAAATTACTTGCCTTCCTCAGCAACAACCATGTGAAAATCGTCAGAAGTACTTGTTCTGGGATGCTTTCCACCCCACTGAACTGGCCAATATTTTACTAGCAAAGGCAACATACAGTTCACAATCATACACTTATCCCATTAATATTCAACAATTGGCAATGCtgtaa